Proteins found in one Rhinolophus ferrumequinum isolate MPI-CBG mRhiFer1 chromosome 9, mRhiFer1_v1.p, whole genome shotgun sequence genomic segment:
- the AKR1A1 gene encoding aldo-keto reductase family 1 member A1 yields MAASWVLLHTGQKMPLIGLGTWKSEPGQVKAAVKYALSVGYRHIDCAAVYGNETEIGEALKETVGPGKVVSREELFVTSKLWNTKHHPEDVEPALRKTLADLQLEYLDLYLIHWPHAFERGDNPFPKNADGTMRYDFTHYKETWKALEALVAKGLVRALGLSNFSSRQIDDVLSVASVRPAVLQMECHPYLVQNELIAHCQARGLEVTAYSPLGSSDRAWRDPGEPVLLEDPVVLALAEKHGRSPAQILLRWQIQRKVICIPKSVTPSRILQNIQVFDFTLSPEEMKQIDALNKNWRLIEPMVTVDGKKVPRDRGHPLFPFNDPY; encoded by the exons ATGGCAGCTTCCTGGGTCCTCCTGCACACTGGGCAGAAGATGCCCCTGATTGGACTGGGCACCTGGAAGAGTGAGCCTGGCCAG GTAAAAGCAGCTGTGAAGTATGCCCTGAGTGTAGGCTACCGCCACATTGACTGTGCTGCTGTCTACGGCAATGAGACTGAGATTGGGGAGGCCCTGAAGGAAACTGTGGGGCCCGGCAAG GTGGTCTCTCGGGAGGAGCTGTTTGTAACTTCTAAGCTGTGGAATACTAAGCACCACCCAGAGGATGTGGAGCCTGCCCTCCGGAAGACACTGGCTGACCTCCAGCTGGAGTATTTGGACTTGTACCTGATACACTGGCCTCATGCCTTTGA ACGAGGGGATAACCCTTTCCCTAAGAATGCCGATGGGACTATGCGCTATGACTTCACCCACTACAAGGAGACCTGGAAGGCTCTGGAGGCACTGGTGGCAAAGGGGCTGGTGCGGGCACTGGGCCTGTCCAACTTCAGCAGTCGGCAGATTGATGATGTGCTCAGTGTGGCCTCTGTGCGTCCAGCTGTCCTGCAG ATGGAATGCCACCCTTACCTGGTTCAGAATGAGCTGATTGCCCACTGCCAAGCACGTGGCCTGGAGGTGACTGCTTACAGCCCTCTGGGCTCCTCTGATCGTGCTTGGCGCGATCCTGGTGAACCTGTCCTGCTTGAGGATCCAGTGGTCCTGGCACTAGCTGAAAAGCATGGTCGGTCCCCAGCACAGATCTTGCTCAG GTGGCAGATCCAGCGGAAAGTAATCTGCATCCCCAAGAGTGTCACACCTTCCCGTATCCTTCAGAATATCCAG GTTTTTGACTTCACCCTTAGCCCAGAAGAGATGAAGCAGATAGATGCCCTTAATAAAAACTGGCGACTCATTGAGCCCATGGTTACG GTGGATGGGAAGAAGGTCCCCAGAGATAGAGGGCACCCTCTGTTCCCCTTTAATGACCCATACTGA